One Fibrobacter sp. genomic region harbors:
- the yedF gene encoding sulfurtransferase-like selenium metabolism protein YedF: MKEKLVDARGQVCPMPLIMTKKALKDLGTGQPLRILIDNETSKQNVMRFLSDNGIKAECEEENGTFTLRLFGAPATLSHPDVQSYCNTGEAKPHVVVISSDKMGRGSDELGEILIKAFINTIKEVSPLPGSVVFYNSGIFFTLKDSPVLESLVELERAGVKVLICGTCLNYYEKKEQIGVGTVSNMYTILETLSNASHIVCP; the protein is encoded by the coding sequence ATGAAAGAGAAACTGGTTGACGCACGAGGACAGGTCTGTCCCATGCCTCTTATCATGACAAAGAAGGCTTTAAAAGATCTCGGTACCGGGCAACCTTTACGCATTCTTATTGATAATGAAACATCGAAACAGAATGTGATGCGATTTCTATCCGATAACGGGATCAAAGCTGAATGTGAGGAGGAAAATGGTACCTTTACTCTGAGACTCTTCGGTGCTCCTGCCACCCTCTCACATCCTGATGTCCAGAGTTACTGCAACACCGGTGAAGCAAAGCCTCATGTGGTCGTGATCAGCAGTGACAAAATGGGAAGGGGTTCTGATGAACTCGGGGAGATTCTCATCAAAGCTTTTATAAACACGATAAAAGAGGTCAGTCCACTTCCCGGATCTGTAGTTTTTTACAACAGCGGTATTTTCTTTACCCTTAAGGATTCGCCGGTTCTGGAATCCCTGGTGGAACTGGAGAGAGCCGGTGTGAAAGTATTGATCTGCGGAACCTGCCTTAATTATTATGAAAAAAAAGAGCAGATCGGAGTTGGCACGGTTTCAAATATGTATACGATTCTGGAGACGCTCAGTAATGCAAGCCACATTGTGTGTCCCTGA
- a CDS encoding DUF4340 domain-containing protein: MNGKKLLVITGILVVAVLVIILSEKLTNSSPSSKSALFFPGMTEKDISSVTIKDSNGSVKIRRKGDIWVVSSVVAADKDSTESPVGETKTPASSDVEEWAADSASVAAVLEKLTSMKKDELISENPEKQAIFEVDSTSGVLVDVFDAGSKLKGSFRIGKNGPDWSSNYVRMIGSNSVYMVKGSIKYSFFTELKRWRDKSIVKFDKESASKISLKRKDGTVLTVAKADTAWSITEPFASPAKKDQIDQLLNSLSRLTATDFETTSDDSALGLLNPELSADIAFSNGSSKKVIFGTKDSANRYRVKAEGKDVVFLINEYEFSNINKDAASVKEEVAADTTSETKK; the protein is encoded by the coding sequence ATGAATGGAAAGAAGCTTTTAGTTATTACAGGAATTCTGGTAGTCGCCGTTCTGGTGATAATTTTAAGCGAGAAGTTGACTAACAGTTCTCCATCCAGCAAATCGGCATTGTTTTTCCCGGGGATGACCGAAAAAGACATTTCATCGGTTACAATAAAGGATTCAAACGGATCCGTCAAGATCCGCCGCAAGGGTGATATCTGGGTTGTCTCTAGTGTTGTTGCTGCAGACAAGGACAGCACAGAGTCTCCAGTCGGGGAAACCAAGACTCCGGCTTCCTCAGATGTGGAGGAGTGGGCTGCTGACAGCGCATCTGTGGCTGCAGTTCTGGAAAAGCTGACCAGCATGAAAAAGGATGAATTGATTTCTGAGAATCCTGAAAAACAGGCGATTTTCGAAGTTGACAGCACATCCGGTGTTCTCGTTGACGTGTTCGATGCGGGCAGTAAACTGAAAGGTTCTTTCCGGATCGGTAAAAACGGGCCTGACTGGAGCAGCAATTATGTAAGGATGATCGGCTCCAACTCGGTTTATATGGTGAAGGGAAGTATCAAGTACTCGTTTTTTACAGAACTTAAACGGTGGAGAGATAAATCCATTGTCAAATTCGACAAAGAATCTGCCTCAAAGATCAGTCTGAAAAGAAAAGACGGTACAGTCCTTACAGTTGCAAAGGCCGATACAGCCTGGAGCATCACTGAACCTTTTGCAAGTCCGGCTAAAAAGGATCAAATCGATCAGTTGCTCAACAGTCTTTCCAGACTCACTGCAACCGATTTTGAAACAACCTCAGACGATTCCGCACTGGGACTCCTGAATCCGGAACTTTCTGCTGACATCGCTTTCTCCAATGGCTCATCCAAAAAAGTCATTTTCGGCACGAAAGATTCAGCAAACAGATACAGGGTCAAAGCCGAGGGTAAAGACGTCGTATTTCTTATCAATGAATATGAATTCAGCAACATAAACAAGGATGCTGCTTCAGTGAAAGAGGAAGTCGCAGCTGATACAACATCGGAAACAAAAAAGTAA
- a CDS encoding tRNA threonylcarbamoyladenosine dehydratase, with the protein MEINQTTRKTGRKQSGAFQRLELLTGSKALERLMNTPVILFGVGGVGSWCAEALVRSGIHHLTIVDSDIICITNINRQVQATFDTAGQVKVTALRDRLISINPVASINAMQSVYDRNTAAEFELEKYSYVIDAIDSLSSKVELIINASASGAKVYSALGASCKTDPSKIKIASLWQTEGCRLGRFVRKRLRRRGFSGEVTCVYSDELASEPYDINFGCGTGACMCPSSGKIGNGELKDWCSTKKQINGSAVHITAVFGFMLAGLVIQDIINSDTSVSVSTEAEQVPVMHEG; encoded by the coding sequence ATGGAAATCAATCAAACAACCCGGAAAACCGGCAGAAAGCAATCTGGAGCTTTTCAGCGTCTGGAACTTTTAACAGGCAGTAAAGCCCTGGAACGGCTTATGAACACCCCAGTGATTCTTTTCGGCGTAGGAGGGGTAGGGAGCTGGTGTGCAGAAGCGCTCGTCCGCTCCGGAATTCATCATCTGACCATAGTCGATTCAGACATTATCTGTATCACCAACATAAACCGTCAGGTGCAGGCTACTTTTGATACAGCAGGGCAGGTCAAAGTCACCGCGCTTCGGGACAGGCTGATCTCTATTAATCCCGTCGCATCGATCAATGCCATGCAGTCGGTTTATGACCGCAATACCGCTGCGGAATTCGAACTGGAAAAATACAGCTATGTTATTGATGCGATCGATAGCCTCAGTAGTAAAGTAGAACTCATCATTAACGCGTCTGCATCGGGCGCAAAGGTTTATTCTGCGCTTGGTGCATCCTGCAAAACTGACCCCTCAAAGATAAAAATCGCATCTCTCTGGCAGACTGAAGGCTGCAGGCTTGGACGATTTGTCAGAAAGAGGCTCCGAAGGCGCGGCTTTAGTGGCGAGGTCACTTGTGTTTACAGTGATGAGCTTGCATCAGAACCTTATGATATTAATTTCGGGTGCGGGACAGGAGCATGCATGTGTCCCTCTTCAGGTAAGATCGGAAACGGGGAATTAAAGGATTGGTGCAGCACGAAAAAACAGATAAATGGTTCTGCTGTACATATTACCGCTGTATTCGGTTTTATGCTGGCCGGGCTTGTTATTCAGGATATAATAAATAGCGACACATCGGTTTCTGTAAGCACTGAGGCAGAGCAGGTTCCGGTCATGCATGAAGGATAA
- a CDS encoding class I SAM-dependent methyltransferase, with protein MNLSGDYYSKDRSELLDLMPSVAMAKILDIGCGAGRLGKTLKERGCESIYGIEPVVEAAQIAESIYDKVFISDIESAWKELPTDFFDIIICADVLEHLKDPWDILGKLKTSLRQDGSIVASIPNIRNGKVIGRLLQGEFGYDNEGILDKTHLRFFTFNGIVRLFSSCGFKIIKMTNVYYKDAETQIPLWKQHGIPAKLEELSRILTGNDLKLREDELLDFFTFQFLLRAVKQ; from the coding sequence ACTTCTAGATCTCATGCCTTCTGTTGCCATGGCAAAAATCCTGGATATAGGATGTGGGGCCGGAAGACTTGGGAAAACTCTCAAAGAGAGAGGCTGTGAATCTATATATGGAATAGAGCCGGTTGTTGAGGCTGCACAAATCGCAGAATCAATTTATGATAAAGTATTCATTAGCGATATTGAATCCGCCTGGAAGGAACTCCCCACGGATTTCTTCGATATAATTATTTGTGCTGATGTCCTTGAGCACCTGAAAGATCCCTGGGATATTCTCGGGAAACTGAAAACCAGTTTGAGGCAGGATGGTTCTATTGTGGCCAGTATTCCAAATATCCGCAATGGGAAAGTCATCGGGCGTCTGCTCCAGGGGGAATTCGGCTATGATAACGAAGGAATCCTGGATAAAACTCACCTGAGATTCTTTACATTTAACGGAATCGTGAGACTTTTCAGCAGTTGTGGTTTTAAAATAATCAAGATGACAAACGTCTATTACAAGGATGCAGAAACTCAAATCCCTCTCTGGAAACAGCATGGAATTCCCGCGAAACTGGAAGAACTGTCCCGTATTCTCACAGGAAATGATCTTAAACTGCGTGAAGATGAGCTTCTTGATTTCTTTACATTTCAGTTTTTATTGAGAGCGGTAAAACAATAA
- a CDS encoding aminotransferase class V-fold PLP-dependent enzyme — protein MINKYFDNAATSFPKPASVAEYISKYLTESGGTYGRSAYLRVLESSETVERVREKLAEKTGVAKPENITFTPNATTAINTVLFGLNLHDCRVLISPLEHNAVMRPLFEICQRFNVSFDILPHGPDGLVEVKKIKDAIKPSTRLVIINHHSNVNGLIQPLSEIKREAGEIPVLADLAQSLGHTDIFLDSWNIDFAAFTGHKGLLGPTGTGGLYCKDPGKISPLIYGGTGSRSESFEMPSFTPDKFEAGTPNIAGIYGLLGSLENYPEPAHSNKDILELMDQISRIEKVKVFRSRDVKLQGTLFSITHEQHSCSRIAAELYSEYGIEVRSGLHCAPLAHKTLGTFPSGTVRFAPSPTHTIEDFRYLYEAVRDVCK, from the coding sequence ATGATCAACAAATATTTTGATAATGCAGCTACATCATTTCCCAAACCAGCTTCTGTAGCAGAATACATATCAAAGTATCTTACAGAATCAGGCGGGACTTACGGCCGAAGCGCGTATCTCCGCGTTCTTGAATCATCGGAAACAGTCGAGAGAGTCCGGGAGAAACTTGCAGAAAAAACAGGTGTAGCCAAGCCTGAAAATATCACTTTTACACCCAATGCAACTACAGCTATCAACACGGTGCTGTTTGGCCTGAACCTGCATGACTGCCGTGTGCTCATATCACCTCTGGAACACAATGCTGTGATGCGGCCTCTCTTTGAAATCTGCCAAAGGTTCAATGTCAGCTTCGATATACTGCCGCACGGTCCTGACGGTCTGGTGGAAGTCAAAAAGATTAAAGATGCTATAAAGCCATCAACACGCCTTGTCATCATAAACCATCATAGCAATGTAAACGGCCTCATTCAGCCCCTTTCAGAAATAAAGAGAGAAGCAGGAGAGATACCTGTTCTTGCTGATCTTGCTCAATCCCTGGGACATACAGATATTTTTCTCGATTCATGGAATATCGATTTTGCCGCCTTTACAGGCCACAAAGGTCTTCTAGGCCCCACCGGCACCGGAGGTCTTTACTGCAAAGATCCCGGAAAGATTTCACCGCTTATTTACGGAGGCACAGGAAGCAGATCGGAAAGTTTCGAGATGCCATCCTTTACTCCAGATAAATTCGAAGCAGGAACACCCAATATAGCCGGAATCTACGGGTTGCTTGGCAGCCTCGAAAACTATCCTGAGCCTGCCCATTCAAATAAGGACATTCTTGAACTGATGGATCAGATAAGCAGAATTGAAAAGGTAAAGGTATTCAGATCCAGAGATGTTAAGTTACAGGGCACTCTGTTTTCCATCACTCACGAGCAGCATAGCTGCAGCCGCATAGCAGCAGAACTCTACTCGGAATATGGTATAGAGGTGCGATCAGGGTTACATTGCGCTCCTCTGGCACACAAAACTCTCGGTACTTTTCCCTCAGGAACAGTCCGGTTCGCGCCCTCCCCTACCCATACGATAGAGGATTTCCGGTATCTTTACGAAGCAGTAAGAGACGTTTGCAAATGA
- a CDS encoding DUF3343 domain-containing protein produces MRLLALFRSTREVIGAEKLCRAEGISCKSIPVPREISSECGIALEFSPEDKEKATALFNKESVSFSFYEV; encoded by the coding sequence ATGAGATTGCTGGCTCTTTTCAGGTCAACAAGGGAAGTTATCGGGGCCGAAAAGCTTTGCAGAGCAGAGGGTATTTCCTGCAAGTCGATTCCGGTTCCCCGGGAGATCTCCTCTGAATGCGGGATAGCACTTGAATTCTCTCCTGAAGACAAAGAAAAGGCAACGGCACTGTTTAATAAAGAATCGGTGAGTTTCAGTTTTTACGAGGTTTGA